The following is a genomic window from Alkalispirochaeta americana.
CACCGGAAAAAGAGAGAATAGCTTGTGGATACAAAAGACCCGGATCCCGGAAATGACCCCGGACATAATCATGACCAGGAACAACTGGCACTCCTCTCCCAGCAGGGCTACCAGTATCTGCGCGAGAACATGACCCGGGAAGCACAAAAGCGCTTCGAAGAAGTGCTCGCGGCTGAACCGCACAACAATTACGCCCTGGTGGGCATGGGCGATCTCTGCCGGAAGGAGCGGCGTTTCAAGGAAGCCGTGACGCATTACCAGCGCTGCCTTACGCACCATCCGGAGAACAACTACGCCCTCTTCGGCCTGGCCGAGAGCTACCGTTCCATGAAACAGTTCAACCGGGCCACAGAGGTTTGGGAGCGCTACCTGAAACACGACAACGAGAACGTAACAGTCCTCACCCGCGTGGCCGACGCCTACCGGAAAACCCGTACCTTCGAGCGGTCCCGCGAGCTCTATCTGCGGGTTCTTGAGCTTGAACCGGACAACAGTTACGCCCTGATCGGACTGGGCCACCTCCATTATGATTTCTCCGATTACGAAAAAGCTCTGGGGTTCTGGGAACGGATGTACCAGAAGAGCGGCAATGCCGTGGATATTCGCGTCCTGACCTCCCTGGGAAACTGCCACCGGAAGATGAAGACCTTTGAAGCAGGCGTTCCGTACTTCGAAAACGCTCTGAAACGGGAGCCCTACAACTTTTTTGCCCTCTACGGGCTGGCAGACTGCTTTCGCGGAATGCGCAGGCCCGAGAAATCCCTGATCTACTGGAAACGGATTCTGGAGATGGACCCCGAAAACAAGGTGATCCTGACCCGCGTGGGCGATGCCTACCGGACCCAGGATGAACTGGACCAGGCCGAAGGGTTCTACCGCCAGGCTCTGAACGTTCAATATGACAGCTACGCTGTTCTGGGGCTGGCGATCATTCACCGCAAGCGGAAGGAATACACCGAGGCGATCCGCGGGCTGGAACAACTCCTGGATTCCGAACCCGAGGGACACCGGGCCGTGCTGGAACTGGCAGCCTGCTACGAGGAACAGGGGAAAATCCCTGAAGCCCTGGCAGTACTCTCCCGGTTCGTGCAACAGACCCACAGCCCCTCCCGGACCGTCCAAAACCGCATCGCCGAGCTGAAAAGCCGCCTCTAGCGCCCTTTTTCCCGCTCGGGAAATACCAGCCCGTTCCGGGGGGCCTGGACGGCGGCCCGGTTACTATTGCTCCAGCACCGCCTTGATTCTGCGAACCCCCTGGGAGGAGGATTGCTCCTTCCTGATCCTGAAACACCCCATGTTGCCGGTACGCTCCACATGGGGCCCCCCGCAAACCTCGCGGGAGTAATCCCCGATACTGTAGACCTTCACTTTCTCATCATACCGATCGCCAAAAAACGCCAGAGCCCCGGCGTCGCGAGCCTCCTGGAGGGTCATGGTCTGGACCTCCACAGGAAGATCAGCGGCAATCTTCTCGTTCACGATCGCTTCAACCGCTTTGATCTGATCGGAGGTCATCTTCTCGGGGTGAGCAAAGTCAAAACGCAACCGGTCGGGGGTAATGTTGCTCCCCTTTTGGGAGACATGGTCGCCCAGGACATCGCGCAGGGCCTGGTGCATCAGGTGCGTGGCGGTGTGGAGCGCCGTGGTGTACTCCGACTGATCAGCAAGCCCTCCCTTAAAGGTCTGGTTGCCATCCAGCTTTGATTTCTCGCGGTGCTTTACAAAAGCTTCTTCGAAGCCCTCGCAGTCCACGGTAAAACCATGCTCGGCTGCCAGCTCCTGGGTGATCTCCAGAGGAAAACCGTAGGTATCGTAGAGCTTGAACGCCAGACGACCGGGAATCTCCCGCTTCTTTCCCTTCATCAGGTTGGGAATCATTTTCTCGAACTCCCGCTCCCCGTTCTGGAGGGTCTTCAGAAAGCGGTCCTCCTCGGCACGAAGCTCCTGAAGAATTGTCTCCCCGTTTTGTTCCAGCAACGGATAAAATCCGGCGTAGGTCTCGATCACCTTCCGGACGGGATCGGCCAGGAAGGGCCCCTCAAGACCCAGCTTGCGGCCGTGCCGCATGGCCCGGCGGATAAGTCTCCGGAGAACGTAGCCCTGGGCAAGATTTGAAGGAACCGTGGGATTCTCGTCTCCCATCATGAAGGTAGCAGTCCGGGCATGATCAGCGATGATACGCAAAGACCGGTCAGTCTCTTCGGCCGCGCCATAGCTATGGCCCGTGAGACCCTCAAGACAGGCCAGAAGCGGCTGGAACACCTCGGTATCGTAGACCGAGCGCTTGCCCTGCAAGATAGCGATAGTGCGCTCCACCCCCATACCGGTATCCACGCAGGTCCGCTCCAGGGGCAGAAAGGAACCATCGGCCTGCTTGTTATACTGCATGAAGACATCGTTCCAGATCTCCAGGTATTTCCCGTCGGACACACCGGGCCGGCTCTCGGGAGTTCCCTCGATCCCCGTATCGATGAACATCTCCGAGTCGGGGCCGCAGGGCCCGGTCTGACCGGCAGGCCCCCACCAGTTGTCCTTGCGACCCAGGAAATGGATCCGCTCGGCGGGCACCCCCACATCCCGCCAGACGGCGGCGCTCTCCTCGTCCCGGGGGACATCGTCATCGCCCCCGAAGACAGTCACGGAGATCCGTTGCGGATCTATTCCGAGCCACTCCGGCGAGGTGAGAAACTCCCAACTCATGCGGATCGCCTCTTCCTTGAAATAGTCCCCCAGGGACCAGTTCCCCAGCATCTCGAAAAAGGTCAGGTGGCTCTCGTCACCCACCTCGTCGATATCGCCGGTACGAATACACTTCTGGACATCCACCAGCCGCGTTCCTGCGGGATGGGGCTCGCCCAAAAGGTAGGGCACGAGAGGGTGCATCCCGGCGGTGGTGAAAAGAACAGTGGGATCGTTCTCCGGGATCAGGGATTTTCCCGAGATCTCGGCGTGACCGCGGGCCTTGAAAAAATCGATATATTTCCGACGTAGTTCCTGTGCTGTCATAAGAGGTCCATGATAGAAAAAGCGGGGGCCGAGGTCAATCGTCGTGGCCGCCCTCAGGTATTTCGAGGCCCTTTTCGATCATCTTCCGAACCGTCTCCGGACAAGGCCTTCTTTTCCCCGGTTTTTCATTCAATATTCTTGAATAAAACCTCTTTCATATGGAAATATCGCCCTTCAGGGAATAGACTTATACCTGTGAATACACGAGCACATACAGTCCCGGCCCTCCTTATGATGGCCGTCTTTCTCCTAGTGACACCCTGGGCGCTCCGGGGGCAATCCAACGAGATTCTTGACAGGATACTCCAGGAAGAAGTTCTCACCTACGGCAGCGCCGCCTATGTGTTGCTTCTGGCCCTGGGGGAACTGGAAGAAGGCGACTCCCTCACAAACGCCGTGGCATCCCTGGACCGAAGGGGTTACGGTCTTGAAGACCGGCCCGGCCACGATGCGGTGACCCTGGGAGAGTTCTGCTTTCTCGCGATGCGCCTCTTCGAAGTTCCCGGAGGCATCTGGTACAGGCTCCTTCCGGGTCCCCGCTACGCCGCGCGGGAGCTGGCCTATCGGGGGGCCTTGCAGGGACGGTCCTATCCCTCCATGCATCTTTCGGGAGAACGGGCCCTACGCATCCTGGGCCGCGTTCTTGCCCTCCGGGAAAGGGGGATCCTGTGATTACCGCCATATCCGCTCCCCGGCGCCCGGGGCTGGCACTCGGAACGGGAGTTCTCCTTCTTATCCTCTCCGTTGCATCCGGGGTATCCTCCGCTCCCCGGGAGACTCCGTCTGCGCAACTGGAACGAACCTGGGGAATCAACCTGGACAGCAGCTCATCCTTCTCGCAGGCAGACCACAAAGAAGACAACGATCCGGACCATACCGTCACAGCAGCACTCTGGATACGAAGCCTCCTGGTATTGAGCCGGGACCGTTCGGTGGAGATGATTGCCCAGGGAAGCTACACCTGGAGCGACGACCGGGAATACCTCTTCAACGTGGATACTCTCCGGGCCACGGGACGATTCCCGGGGTTGCTGGGAGAAACCTCCATGGTACGGGCAACGGCAGGACGCTTTCACCTCCGGGATACCACGGGCCTTGTCCTCAGCCACGTGGCCGACGGCCTGCAGCTCAGGGTCAGCTATCCCTTTGCCCGTCTGCGCCTGGCCGGAGGATACACCGGGCTCCTCCTGAACCCCGTCTCGGACATCCGCATGACCGAAACAGACCTGACCGAAAGCGACGATGACGACACCTTCTTTGGCCCGGCCCGACTGCTGGGGGTGGCAGAGATCACCTTCTCCGACCTTCCCCGGCGACAGAGCCTGAGCGCCGCCGTTACCGCCCAGAAGGATCTGCGCGACGCCGATGATGACGAGACGACCTTCGACAGTCTCTACGCGACGATCGCCCTCTCCGGTCCCCTGGCGGGGAATCTCTACCACTCCCTCTCGGGAACGGTCATGGCCGGGTCGGCCGAGGCAGACTCAACCACAAAGTCGTCCCTGGGATTCCTGGCAGAAGCACGCCTGCGGTACTACCGGGAGGCCCTGGCAGGATCACGCCTGGGCGCGAACTTCACCTGGGCCTCGGGAGACGAGGGCGGTGCTGACCGTTTTGTCCCCATCACCCGGGGAACCGCAGGAACGATCCTGGATCTTCCGCTAGAAGACATCCTGCGCGGAGAGATCTTCTATAGTTTCCGCCCCTTCCCCGGTATCCAGCCCAGCCTCACCGTGGGGTGGTTCTTTCTTGCCTCCGACGAGAGGCCCCAGACCCCCGAGGTCGACACCGATTCGGACGGTCGCTTCCTGGGAACCGAGGTAGTGGGGCGTCTGGTGGCCCGGCCAGTCAGCGATCTGGGCATTCAGCTCACGGGGGGGGCTTTCTTCCCCGCCTCGGGCAGTTCGGGGGTCTTCACCAGCGATCGAAAGACAGAATATCTCCTGAAAATAGAGATATCCACCAGCTTGTGATATTGTTTCAGAAGAGGGAACGAGAATGAAAAAATTAATTGCAAGAGCGAGTCTTCTTGGGGCACTCCTGATAGCAGCGGCCTTCCCCGCCCTGGCCCTGGAAGCACGGATCGCATCGGTTCAGGGAAAGGTGGAGATCCGCACGGACAGCTCCGCGCCCTGGATCACCGCCGTTGAGGGGATGACAATTCCTCTTGGCGCAACCATATCCACGGGGTTCAACTCCCTGGCCGAGGTCACCGTAGGACCAGCCACACTCCAGGTACGAGCCCTCTCGCGCATGCGCCTGGACGAGCTCATAGAGCAGGAGGGCGTTGTTCAGAGCGATCTCCACCTGCAGGTGGGCCGGGTGCGTGCCGATGTACGCTCCGCCGAGGGTCTCCGCAGCGAGTTTCGCCTGAGCAGCCCCATCGCAACAGCCGCTGTGCGGGGAACCAGCTTCGAGTTCGACGGCACCACCGTCCAGGTTGAAAGCGGCTCTGTCCAGCTTGCCAACCAGTACAACGAGGCGGTCCCCGTGGGAACCGGAGAGTCCACGAGCTCCACCGGTGACGAACCACCTCCCCCGCCCTCGGAAAGCCGGGAAGCTGCTGCTGTAGTCGTGGCCTTTACCCCCGGCGCAGAAGAGTCGGGAGACCGTCAGGAAGGAGTCCTGGCGTCGACAGCCCCCACGACCGGGGGAATCCGCGTGAACTGGTCGTACGAATACTAGAAAGAGGCGGAAGCGGCGGGGGGGTCCAGGCAAGAAACCCGGTTACGCCCCGCCTCCTTGGCCCGGTACAGGGCCTGATCGGCCTGTTCGATGATCTCCAGAGGAGGGCGTCCGTCCTCCCGTTGCCCCGCCGAAACCCCGGCGCTGATCGTGACCACCCCTGAATCACCCCCCTCCTGGTGAGGAATCGCCAGCTCCTGGACATTCCGCAGCATCCTCTCGGCAATGCGGAACGCCTCGTCAGCCGAAGTACCAGGGAGCACCACCACGAACTCCTCCCCGCCGAAACGTGCCACCAGGTCCCCTTGATGCCTCAACGCAGCGCGAAGGGTTCCGGCAATACGCTTGAGGCAGATATCCCCCTGGACATGGCCGTAGCAGTCGTTGTAGGGCTTGAAGAAATCCACATCGGCCACCACAATTCCCACAGGCCGCTGTGATGAATCGTTCCAGATTTCCTCCAGGTGATGCAAGAGCCCGCGCCGGTTGGCGATCCCCGTCAGGGGGTCCAGACGGGAGAGCTCGGCAAGCCGGGTATTATCCGCTGCCAAGGCATCCCCCCGGAGCCGCTCCCGCAACCCCACCAGATACGAATAGCGACGCCCCTGCTCCAGGCCATGATTGGCAAGGAGGGTGATTCCCGCCGTTGCCACCAGAGACAGGGTGTAGTGAGCCGCCACGGGAAGGGGGAGAGGAATGGCGAAAAACGGAATCGCCCCGATATAAAGCAGCGAGAGCAAAACCGAAACAGCCAGAGCAGCCCGAAACCGCAGAACCACCACGTTGTTTGCGTAGGCCAGGACCAGAATAAGCCCGTGATGATAGTACACCGCATTGGGATGCCTGCTGAACAGCACCAGATAGAGCACCCCCAGGCCGGACATGACCGTGATCAACTCCACAAAGAACTCCCGCACCGCCGGAGCGACACCGCGACGGATCATGAGCGTAACAGCAAGCCCGGCCGGAGTGATCAACCCCAGCCGCACCACCCGGGCATGAACCATCATATCGGGAATCATGAACCGGTCGGAAAACAGGAAAAAATTGATCAGAACCAGAGCCACCAGATTCCGCAGAACAAGATAGCGGCTGCGCTCATCGCCGGTCTCCTCTTCAAAACGCTGCTCCAGCTCGGCAGGCAACCGCACCGCCCGGGGCCGCTCAGTCAAAAGGGTGGCAA
Proteins encoded in this region:
- a CDS encoding GGDEF domain-containing protein: MIGPEEGGAEFPQEAFRNSPETVPEGACEAATEEILLLRKRIATLLTERPRAVRLPAELEQRFEEETGDERSRYLVLRNLVALVLINFFLFSDRFMIPDMMVHARVVRLGLITPAGLAVTLMIRRGVAPAVREFFVELITVMSGLGVLYLVLFSRHPNAVYYHHGLILVLAYANNVVVLRFRAALAVSVLLSLLYIGAIPFFAIPLPLPVAAHYTLSLVATAGITLLANHGLEQGRRYSYLVGLRERLRGDALAADNTRLAELSRLDPLTGIANRRGLLHHLEEIWNDSSQRPVGIVVADVDFFKPYNDCYGHVQGDICLKRIAGTLRAALRHQGDLVARFGGEEFVVVLPGTSADEAFRIAERMLRNVQELAIPHQEGGDSGVVTISAGVSAGQREDGRPPLEIIEQADQALYRAKEAGRNRVSCLDPPAASASF
- a CDS encoding FecR family protein is translated as MKKLIARASLLGALLIAAAFPALALEARIASVQGKVEIRTDSSAPWITAVEGMTIPLGATISTGFNSLAEVTVGPATLQVRALSRMRLDELIEQEGVVQSDLHLQVGRVRADVRSAEGLRSEFRLSSPIATAAVRGTSFEFDGTTVQVESGSVQLANQYNEAVPVGTGESTSSTGDEPPPPPSESREAAAVVVAFTPGAEESGDRQEGVLASTAPTTGGIRVNWSYEY
- a CDS encoding tetratricopeptide repeat protein, with protein sequence MDTKDPDPGNDPGHNHDQEQLALLSQQGYQYLRENMTREAQKRFEEVLAAEPHNNYALVGMGDLCRKERRFKEAVTHYQRCLTHHPENNYALFGLAESYRSMKQFNRATEVWERYLKHDNENVTVLTRVADAYRKTRTFERSRELYLRVLELEPDNSYALIGLGHLHYDFSDYEKALGFWERMYQKSGNAVDIRVLTSLGNCHRKMKTFEAGVPYFENALKREPYNFFALYGLADCFRGMRRPEKSLIYWKRILEMDPENKVILTRVGDAYRTQDELDQAEGFYRQALNVQYDSYAVLGLAIIHRKRKEYTEAIRGLEQLLDSEPEGHRAVLELAACYEEQGKIPEALAVLSRFVQQTHSPSRTVQNRIAELKSRL
- a CDS encoding alanine--tRNA ligase; this encodes MTAQELRRKYIDFFKARGHAEISGKSLIPENDPTVLFTTAGMHPLVPYLLGEPHPAGTRLVDVQKCIRTGDIDEVGDESHLTFFEMLGNWSLGDYFKEEAIRMSWEFLTSPEWLGIDPQRISVTVFGGDDDVPRDEESAAVWRDVGVPAERIHFLGRKDNWWGPAGQTGPCGPDSEMFIDTGIEGTPESRPGVSDGKYLEIWNDVFMQYNKQADGSFLPLERTCVDTGMGVERTIAILQGKRSVYDTEVFQPLLACLEGLTGHSYGAAEETDRSLRIIADHARTATFMMGDENPTVPSNLAQGYVLRRLIRRAMRHGRKLGLEGPFLADPVRKVIETYAGFYPLLEQNGETILQELRAEEDRFLKTLQNGEREFEKMIPNLMKGKKREIPGRLAFKLYDTYGFPLEITQELAAEHGFTVDCEGFEEAFVKHREKSKLDGNQTFKGGLADQSEYTTALHTATHLMHQALRDVLGDHVSQKGSNITPDRLRFDFAHPEKMTSDQIKAVEAIVNEKIAADLPVEVQTMTLQEARDAGALAFFGDRYDEKVKVYSIGDYSREVCGGPHVERTGNMGCFRIRKEQSSSQGVRRIKAVLEQ